A portion of the Macaca nemestrina isolate mMacNem1 chromosome 19, mMacNem.hap1, whole genome shotgun sequence genome contains these proteins:
- the LOC105498333 gene encoding GRB2-associated and regulator of MAPK protein 1 isoform X4, whose product MEDITFNVKVASGECNEDTEVYNITLCTGDELTLMGQAEILYAKTFKEKSRLNTIFKKIGKLNSISKLGKGKMPCLICMNHRTNESISLPFQCKGRFSTRSPLELQMQEGEHTIRNIVEKTRLPVNVTVPSPPPRNPYDLHFIREGHRYKFVNIQTKTVVVCCVLRNNKILPMHFPLHLTVPKFSLPEHLVKGEGWPETLVHHWLGICQEQFDIDEYSRAVRDVKTDWNEDCKSPKKGRCSGHNHVPNSLSYARDELTQSFHRLSVCVYGNNLHGNSEVNLHGCRDLGGDWAPFPHDILPYQDSGDSGSDYLFPEASEESTGLPGKSELPYEELWLEEGKPSHQPLTRSLSEKSRCDQFRGSVRSKCATSPLPIPGTLGAAMKSSDTSLPPPPVPPKSEAVREECRLLNAPPVPPRSAKPLSTSPSIPPRTVKPARQQTRSPSPTLSYYSSGLHNISVTKTDTSPSESTPVSCYPCNRVKTDSVDLKSPFGSPSAEAVSSRLSWPNHYLGASESQTRSDFLLDPSRSYSYPRQKTPGTPKRNCPAPFDFDGCELLSSPPSSVTAEFSSSVSGCPKSASYSLESTDVKTLAAGVTKQSTSCPALPPRAPKLVEEKVASETSPLPLKIDGAEEDPKSGSPDLSEDQYFVKKGMQDIFSASYPFSSPLHLQLAPRSCGDGSPWQPPADLSGLSIEEVAKSLRFIGLSEDVISFFVTEKIDGNLLVQLTEEILSEDFKLSKLQVKKIMQFINGWRPKI is encoded by the exons GTTGCTTCAGGTGAATGCAATGAAGACACTGAAGTTTACAACATCACCCTGTGTACTGGGGATGAACTCACTCTAATGGGGCAAGCAGAAATCCTTTATGCAAAGACATTCAAGGAAAAGTCACGACTCAACACAATCTTCAAAAAGATTGGGAAGCTCAATTCCATAAGCAAGCTGGGAAAAGGCAAAATGCCATGCCTCATTTGCATGAATCACCGGACCAACGAAAGCATTAGCCTTCCATTCCAGTGCAAGGGCAGGTTTAGCACCCGAAGTCCCCTGGAACTTCAGATGCAAGAGGGCGAACACACCATCCGCAACATTGTGGAGAAGACCAGGCTTCCTGTGAATGTGACTGTGCCAAGCCCTCCACCGAGAAACCCATACGACCTCCACTTCATCCGTGAGGGGCACCGCTATAAGTTTGTGAACATCCAGACCAAGACGGTGGTGGTTTGCTGTGTGCTGCGGAACAACAAGATCCTCCCCATGCACTTTCCTTTGCACTTGACTGTCCCCAAGTTCAGCCTCCCAGAACACCTGGTGAAGGGAGAGGGATGGCCCGAAACCCTGGTCCATCACTGGCTAGGTATCTGCCAAGAACAGTTCGACATCGATGAGTATTCACGGGCTGTCCGTGATGTGAAAACCGACTGGAATGAGGACTGCAAGAGCCCCAAGAAGGGCCGGTGCTCTGGCCACAACCACGTGCCCAACTCCCTCAGCTACGCCCGCGATGAGCTCACTCAGTCCTTCCACCGACTCTCGGTCTGTGTGTATGGCAACAATCTCCATGGCAACAGCGAGGTGAACCTTCATGGTTGCAGGGACCTGGGGGGAGATTGGGCCCCCTTTCCTCATGACATCCTGCCCTACCAGGACTCTGGAGATAGTGGGAGTGACTACCTTTTCCCAGAAGCTAGTGAAGAATCAACAGGCCTCCCGGGAAAGTCAGAACTTCCCTATGAAGAGCTGTGGCTGGAGGAAGGCAAGCCCAGCCATCAGCCTCTCACTCGCTCCCTAAGCGAGAAGAGCAGATGTGATCAGTTTAGAGGTTCTGTCCGATCTAAATGTGCAACTTCTCCTCTTCCCATCCCTGGGACTCTGGGAGCAGCAATGAAATCTTCAGATACTTCCCTACCTCCACCTCCAGTGCCTCCCAAATCTGAAGCC GTCAGAGAAGAATGCCGGCTCCTGAACGCCCCACCTGTTCCACCCCGAAGCGCAAAGCCTTTGTCCACCAGTCCCTCCATCCCTCCTCGCACAGTCAAGCCAGCGCGGCAACAGACTCGCTCTCCCAGCCCCACCTTGTCCTACTATTCTTCAGGGCTACACAACAT CAGCGTCACTAAAACTGACACAAGTCCTTCTGAAAGCACTCCTGTTTCCTGCTATCCATGTAACCGAGTGAAAACTGATTCTGTGGACCTGAAATCCCCATTTGGAAGTCCTTCTGCTGAAGCTGTGTCCTCTCGGCTCTCGTGGCCTAATCATTATTTGGGAGCATCAGAGAGCCAGACCAGGAGTGACTTCCTTCTGGATCCAAGCAGGAGTTACAGTTACCCTAGACAAAAGACGCCAGGCACACCAAAGAGAAACTGCCCAGCACCTTTTGATTTTGATGGCTGTGAGCTCTTGTCCAGCCCCCCTAGCTCAGTCACTGCAGAATTCAGTAGCAGCGTCTCTGGTTGTCCCAAGTCAGCCAGCTACTCTCTGGAGAGTACAGATGTGAAAACTCTTGCAGCTGGCGTGACAAAGCAGAGTACTTCATGCCCTGCCTTACCCCCCAGGGCTCCAAAACTAGTAGAAGAGAAGGTCGCCTCCGAAACATCTCCTTTGCCTCTGAAAATTGATGGTGCTGAGGAAGACCCCAAGTCTGGATCACCAGATCTCTCTGAGGACCAGTATTTTGTTAAAAAGGGCATGCAGGACATCTTCTCTGCCTCCTACCCTTTCTCATCCCCGCTCCACCTCCAGCTGGCCCCCAGATCCTGTGGCGACGGTTCCCCGTGGCAGCCACCGGCTGACCTATCAGGACTCTCTATAGAGGAAGTGGCCAAGTCACTACGGTTCATTGGTTTGTCCGAAGATGTCATATCCTTCTTTGTTACTGAAAAGATTGATGGGAACCTGCTTGTTCAGCTAACGGAAGAAATCCTCTCAGAGGATTTCAAATTGAGCAAACTGCAGGTGAAGAAGATAATGCAGTTCATTAATGGCTGGAGGCCCAAAATATAG